The following are encoded together in the Parabacteroides chongii genome:
- a CDS encoding LytR/AlgR family response regulator transcription factor, with the protein MNAVIIEDEKAAVRNLVALLSEVAPDIEVVAVLDSIAESADWFRIHEAPDLVFLDIHLADGSSFEIFEQVDISCPIIFTTAYDEYALRAFKVNSIDYLLKPIGQSDIRKAIGKLKLLRSETPAKEFDYSRLVHLLKRQESYKTHFLVPVKGDKLFPLSVDMILFFYINDGLVKAVVGDGKEYTFTQTLDELSDCLNPNLFFRVNRQYLISRKAILDIDLWFNGRLSVNLKFPVQDKILVSKARVSEFKEWFTGSL; encoded by the coding sequence ATGAATGCAGTGATCATAGAAGACGAAAAGGCTGCCGTACGCAATCTGGTGGCGTTGCTTTCGGAGGTGGCTCCGGATATAGAGGTCGTGGCAGTGTTGGACAGTATCGCGGAGAGCGCCGACTGGTTCCGTATCCATGAGGCTCCCGACCTGGTATTCCTGGATATTCATTTGGCGGACGGCTCTTCTTTCGAGATATTCGAGCAGGTGGATATTTCCTGTCCGATCATTTTCACGACAGCCTACGACGAGTATGCTTTGCGCGCATTTAAAGTGAACAGCATCGATTACCTGCTGAAGCCGATCGGGCAGAGCGACATCCGGAAAGCGATCGGAAAGCTGAAACTTTTACGTTCGGAAACTCCGGCGAAGGAGTTCGACTATAGCCGCCTCGTCCATCTCCTGAAACGCCAGGAGAGTTATAAGACGCATTTTTTGGTTCCGGTGAAAGGAGATAAGTTATTCCCTTTATCGGTCGATATGATCTTGTTCTTTTATATCAACGACGGACTCGTGAAAGCGGTAGTCGGCGACGGCAAGGAATATACTTTTACCCAAACGCTCGATGAGTTGTCCGATTGCCTGAATCCGAATCTCTTCTTCCGGGTGAACCGCCAGTATCTTATTTCCCGGAAAGCCATATTGGATATCGACCTTTGGTTTAACGGGCGCCTGTCTGTGAACCTCAAATTCCCCGTGCAGGACAAGATACTGGTCAGCAAAGCGCGTGTGTCCGAGTTTAAGGAGTGGTTTACGGGTAGTTTGTAG
- a CDS encoding sensor histidine kinase — protein MKVNIDKYVLAVVVISVVVAFLTHFPELISLFDHSGQNSLFSGMSMADVANEILFTFVSLLILFAMNTVLFGFNRPTARITWGKMILSFVLTGFASNLMGQGFVFLHHQFDIPAIDAMVHHYLHPLRDFIITCIVTGSCYMIHLIRKSQQVSVENEQLRSENLVNQFEALKNQLNPHMLFNSLNTLRSLIRETPDKAQDYLQELSRVLRYTLQGNECMSVTLREEMEFVSAYNFLLKMRYEDNLEFDIRIEEEAETLQLPPMSVQLLIENAVKHNEISNRHPLVIRVCTTGKQLTVSNPIQRKKTASGGLQIGLANLAKRYSLLFKEEIEVREDNNTFIVTIPLI, from the coding sequence ATGAAAGTAAATATAGATAAATATGTATTGGCAGTCGTCGTCATCTCCGTAGTGGTGGCGTTCCTGACTCATTTCCCGGAACTGATTTCGTTATTCGACCATTCGGGGCAGAACAGTTTGTTTTCGGGAATGAGCATGGCAGATGTAGCCAACGAGATTCTTTTTACTTTCGTCTCGTTGCTGATCCTGTTTGCCATGAATACGGTTCTGTTCGGCTTCAACCGTCCGACGGCACGGATCACATGGGGGAAGATGATCTTGTCGTTTGTCCTGACGGGCTTTGCCAGCAACCTGATGGGACAGGGGTTTGTCTTTCTGCACCATCAGTTTGATATTCCCGCCATCGATGCGATGGTACATCATTATCTGCATCCGTTGCGCGATTTCATCATCACCTGTATCGTTACGGGAAGTTGCTATATGATCCACCTGATCCGAAAAAGCCAGCAGGTGTCGGTCGAGAACGAGCAACTCCGTAGCGAGAATCTGGTCAATCAGTTTGAGGCGCTGAAGAACCAGCTGAACCCGCACATGTTGTTCAACTCGCTGAATACCTTGCGCTCGCTGATCCGCGAAACACCGGACAAGGCGCAGGATTATTTGCAGGAGCTGTCGCGCGTCCTTCGCTATACCTTGCAGGGCAACGAGTGCATGAGCGTCACTTTGCGGGAGGAAATGGAGTTTGTCAGTGCTTACAACTTCCTGTTGAAGATGCGTTATGAAGATAACCTGGAGTTCGATATCCGGATAGAAGAAGAGGCGGAGACGCTTCAGCTTCCCCCGATGTCTGTCCAGTTGTTGATAGAGAACGCAGTCAAGCATAATGAGATCAGTAACCGGCATCCGCTGGTCATCCGGGTCTGTACTACAGGGAAACAACTGACAGTCAGCAATCCGATCCAGCGCAAGAAGACGGCAAGCGGCGGTTTGCAGATAGGACTCGCCAACCTGGCCAAACGCTACAGCCTCCTGTTCAAAGAAGAGATAGAGGTGCGTGAAGACAATAATACATTTATCGTAACTATTCCATTGATATGA
- a CDS encoding efflux RND transporter periplasmic adaptor subunit yields the protein MKTILIPITTLLLVACNAPVKNNENVEPDEGVRPVAIESVEETIPVTEDSAGVDAVTSATAMANHSSFNGKMIVPPQRHATVTLTMGGTVHTTSLLPGDYVKKGTVLVTLENPDFILLQQTYLDAHAQTEYLAAEYHRQERLSSQEAASQKRFQQSKADYLSMKSRLEAAAAQLTLLNIQPEDLLKNGIRPYLEIQSPLNGYIAGMPVNLGKYIPAGEPVCEVIDKGETLLCLTAYEKDLDDLTPGSRIRFRVNGMGEKTFDATLLSIGQEVDAVNRSLEIYAKVKGNNERFRPGMYVTARVEKK from the coding sequence ATGAAAACAATCTTAATACCGATAACAACCTTATTGTTGGTGGCCTGCAATGCACCAGTCAAAAACAATGAAAACGTAGAGCCGGATGAAGGCGTTCGCCCGGTTGCCATTGAATCTGTAGAGGAAACTATCCCGGTTACTGAAGATTCCGCGGGTGTGGATGCCGTCACGTCGGCTACGGCCATGGCGAACCATTCTTCTTTCAACGGAAAAATGATCGTCCCTCCCCAGCGCCATGCCACCGTCACCTTGACTATGGGCGGCACTGTACACACGACTTCGTTGCTGCCGGGTGATTATGTAAAGAAAGGAACTGTCCTGGTCACGCTCGAAAATCCGGACTTTATTCTCTTGCAGCAAACCTATTTGGATGCGCATGCACAGACGGAATATCTGGCAGCCGAATATCATCGCCAGGAACGGCTGAGTTCGCAGGAAGCCGCTTCACAGAAACGGTTCCAGCAGAGCAAGGCCGATTATCTCTCCATGAAAAGCCGCCTGGAAGCTGCCGCGGCGCAACTGACTCTGTTGAATATCCAGCCCGAGGACCTGCTCAAAAACGGTATCCGTCCCTATCTGGAGATCCAATCGCCACTGAACGGCTATATTGCCGGAATGCCGGTGAATTTGGGGAAATACATCCCTGCCGGTGAGCCTGTTTGCGAAGTGATCGACAAAGGAGAAACGCTTCTTTGCCTGACTGCTTACGAGAAAGACCTGGACGACCTGACTCCCGGCAGCCGTATCCGGTTCCGTGTGAACGGTATGGGAGAAAAGACGTTCGATGCAACTCTGCTGTCGATCGGGCAGGAGGTGGATGCAGTCAACCGTTCCCTCGAAATCTATGCAAAGGTAAAAGGAAATAACGAACGTTTCCGTCCGGGCATGTATGTAACGGCGCGTGTAGAAAAGAAATAA
- a CDS encoding TolC family protein, which translates to MADEKKAMLQVERSRFFPELSVGYVRQKIAPLSGLNSWMVGVSFPVLFFPQQSRAKQARIDAYIARTEAEANTRQLSNKVNELQTMLRRQGESIRYYTTGALPEADALVKSAEIQFKESETDIMQFVQSLNSAREIRRGYIEAVYNYNISALELELYTR; encoded by the coding sequence ATGGCGGACGAGAAGAAGGCGATGCTGCAAGTGGAGCGTAGTCGTTTCTTTCCGGAATTGTCGGTAGGCTATGTCCGGCAGAAGATCGCGCCGCTGTCCGGATTGAACTCCTGGATGGTCGGAGTCTCTTTCCCTGTCTTGTTTTTCCCGCAGCAAAGCCGTGCGAAACAGGCGCGGATAGATGCCTATATCGCACGGACGGAGGCGGAAGCCAATACGCGTCAGCTAAGTAATAAAGTGAATGAGTTGCAGACGATGCTTCGCCGCCAGGGGGAAAGTATCCGTTATTATACGACCGGTGCCTTGCCCGAAGCCGATGCACTGGTAAAGAGTGCCGAGATACAATTCAAGGAGAGTGAAACGGATATCATGCAGTTTGTGCAGAGTCTGAACAGCGCCCGCGAGATTCGGAGAGGGTATATCGAAGCAGTGTATAATTACAATATCTCCGCATTGGAACTGGAGCTTTATACTCGTTGA